In Candidatus Defluviibacterium haderslevense, the following are encoded in one genomic region:
- a CDS encoding sigma-54-dependent Fis family transcriptional regulator, producing MKKILIIDDEEKLRTLLTRIISLEGFEVVQAGDCKTALKKLEQNEIDLVLCDVKLPDGNGVELSKLIKEKYSHIEIILLTAYGNIPDSVQAIKNGAFDYITKGDDNNKIIPLLYRALEKVSLSKRVLVLEKQLGDKHSFDSIIGKSKPIQKAIDLAQKVARTDTTVLLTGETGTGKEVFAQAIHQESLRSKYNFVAINCSAFSKELLESEMFGHKAGAFTGAVKDQKGLFEEANNGTIFLDEIGEMALDLQAKLLRVLETGEFIRVGDNKSTKVNVRIIAATNRDLQKEIESGHFRQDLFYRISVFQIPLPPLRERVIDIEILAIHFLNIYALKSNKKIKLISKEFIEALKQHQWNGNIRELKNVIERSVILCDSEELVIENLPIEMQHTTNLSKNDKTFSAFELASAEKIHIQKVLNYANGNKTKTAELLNIALTTLYRKLSEYGIE from the coding sequence TTGAAAAAAATATTAATCATAGATGACGAAGAAAAACTGAGAACCTTATTGACAAGGATAATCAGTCTAGAAGGATTTGAAGTGGTGCAAGCAGGTGATTGTAAAACTGCTTTGAAAAAATTAGAACAGAACGAAATCGATCTTGTCCTTTGTGATGTAAAATTACCTGATGGAAATGGTGTTGAGTTGTCAAAATTAATAAAAGAAAAATATTCCCACATAGAAATCATTTTATTAACTGCTTATGGAAATATTCCTGATAGCGTACAAGCTATTAAAAATGGAGCGTTTGACTATATTACTAAAGGTGATGATAACAACAAAATTATTCCATTATTATATCGCGCTCTTGAAAAAGTAAGCTTATCGAAACGTGTATTAGTATTAGAAAAACAACTAGGTGACAAACATTCATTTGACAGCATAATAGGCAAATCAAAACCTATCCAAAAAGCAATTGATTTAGCACAAAAAGTTGCAAGAACTGATACTACCGTTTTATTGACGGGAGAAACTGGAACCGGAAAAGAAGTATTTGCCCAAGCTATACATCAAGAAAGTCTAAGAAGTAAATATAATTTTGTAGCCATAAACTGTTCTGCTTTTAGTAAAGAATTATTAGAAAGTGAAATGTTTGGACATAAAGCCGGGGCATTTACTGGAGCTGTAAAAGATCAGAAAGGACTTTTTGAAGAGGCCAACAACGGCACCATTTTTTTAGATGAAATTGGAGAAATGGCCTTGGACTTACAAGCCAAATTATTACGTGTTTTGGAAACCGGAGAATTTATTCGTGTTGGTGATAATAAGTCTACCAAAGTAAATGTTCGCATTATAGCTGCAACGAATAGAGATCTTCAAAAAGAAATTGAGTCGGGACACTTTAGACAAGATTTATTTTATCGCATTTCTGTTTTCCAAATTCCATTACCACCTTTAAGAGAACGAGTCATTGATATTGAAATATTAGCCATTCACTTTTTAAACATCTATGCACTCAAAAGCAATAAAAAGATAAAATTGATTTCTAAGGAATTTATAGAAGCTTTAAAACAGCATCAATGGAATGGCAACATTCGTGAGCTTAAAAATGTCATTGAACGAAGTGTCATTCTTTGCGATTCAGAGGAATTGGTCATTGAAAACTTACCCATTGAAATGCAACACACAACAAATCTTTCAAAGAATGACAAAACCTTTTCAGCATTCGAGTTGGCCAGTGCTGAAAAAATTCACATCCAAAAAGTGCTGAATTACGCTAATGGAAATAAAACTAAAACTGCTGAATTGCTGAATATTGCATTAACTACCCTTTACAGAAAACTTTCCGAATACGGAATAGAATAA
- the kdpA gene encoding potassium-transporting ATPase subunit KdpA, with amino-acid sequence MNSEILGVILMFLLVVLFAIPLGSYIGKVFSYEKTWLDKVFNPLDHLFFKLSGIDPKIEMNWKQHLVALLTINFIWFLICMFVLTNMSWLPLNPDANPSMTGDLAFNTSVSFVTNTNLQHYSGESGLSYLGQLILMLWQFISAGTGIAICAVVFNAMRERTTTTLGNFYSLFVRSCTRILFPLAFIVAIILVFNGTPMTFEGKDTIISLQGDTVQVSRGPVAGFVAIKQLGTNGGGFYGPNSTHPLENPNYLTNIVETISIVLIPIAMVFAMGFVLKRRKLAWIIFAVMTFGFLCFVFPAIYYEMQGNPAIQKMGIAQNIGSMEGKEVRFGSGASAYWAINTTVTSNGSVNAMHDSMTPLTGMFTLLGMMVNCFYGGVGVGFLNFYIFIILAVFISGLMVGRTPEFLGKKIEAKEMKIAMMIALLHPFLILVSTAISSYLFAQNPTEYASWLANPGYHGFSEMLYEFTSSSANNGSGFEGLGDNTPFWNIACGIVMLLARYLPIIGPVAIAGILASKKYIPESNGTLKTDTATFGLMVFAVIVILAALAFFPALTLGPIAEYFSMLK; translated from the coding sequence ATGAACTCAGAAATTCTTGGAGTAATCCTTATGTTTTTACTGGTAGTATTGTTCGCAATACCCTTAGGAAGTTACATCGGTAAAGTTTTTAGTTATGAAAAAACATGGCTGGATAAAGTTTTCAATCCGCTTGACCATTTGTTTTTCAAGTTAAGCGGCATTGACCCTAAAATTGAAATGAATTGGAAGCAACATTTAGTAGCCTTGCTTACTATTAATTTTATTTGGTTTCTCATCTGCATGTTTGTATTGACCAATATGAGTTGGTTACCTCTCAATCCTGATGCCAATCCCTCAATGACTGGCGATCTGGCATTTAATACATCTGTAAGTTTTGTTACCAATACCAATTTGCAACATTATTCGGGAGAAAGTGGCTTATCTTATTTAGGGCAATTAATTTTAATGCTTTGGCAATTTATTAGTGCAGGAACAGGCATTGCAATTTGTGCCGTAGTTTTTAATGCGATGAGAGAACGAACCACGACAACACTAGGAAATTTTTATAGTTTGTTTGTTCGTAGTTGTACTAGAATTTTATTCCCTTTAGCATTTATTGTTGCCATAATTTTAGTATTTAATGGAACTCCAATGACCTTTGAAGGTAAAGACACTATTATAAGCTTACAAGGCGACACTGTACAAGTTAGCCGAGGTCCTGTTGCTGGTTTTGTTGCAATAAAACAATTAGGAACTAATGGTGGCGGTTTTTATGGCCCTAATTCAACTCACCCTCTAGAAAATCCAAATTATCTCACCAACATCGTAGAAACTATTTCCATTGTTCTAATTCCAATTGCAATGGTATTTGCAATGGGTTTTGTTTTGAAAAGAAGAAAGTTAGCCTGGATCATTTTTGCAGTAATGACTTTCGGATTTTTATGCTTCGTCTTTCCTGCAATTTATTATGAAATGCAAGGAAATCCTGCAATTCAGAAGATGGGTATTGCACAAAACATAGGAAGTATGGAAGGCAAAGAAGTACGCTTTGGTTCAGGAGCTTCAGCGTATTGGGCCATAAACACTACGGTTACAAGCAATGGTTCTGTAAATGCAATGCATGATAGTATGACACCTCTCACTGGAATGTTTACTTTACTTGGAATGATGGTCAATTGCTTTTATGGTGGAGTTGGTGTTGGTTTCTTAAACTTCTACATTTTCATCATTCTGGCGGTTTTTATAAGCGGCTTAATGGTGGGAAGAACACCTGAATTTTTAGGTAAAAAAATAGAAGCTAAAGAAATGAAAATTGCAATGATGATAGCATTACTTCATCCTTTTTTGATTTTAGTCAGCACTGCTATTTCCAGTTATTTGTTTGCACAAAATCCAACTGAATATGCTTCTTGGTTAGCTAACCCAGGTTATCATGGGTTTAGTGAAATGCTATATGAATTTACTTCTTCCAGTGCCAATAATGGTAGTGGTTTTGAAGGACTCGGTGACAATACACCATTTTGGAATATAGCCTGTGGTATAGTGATGCTATTGGCTCGATATCTTCCAATAATTGGTCCTGTGGCCATAGCAGGTATTTTAGCAAGTAAAAAGTACATACCTGAAAGTAATGGAACCCTAAAAACAGACACTGCCACTTTTGGCCTTATGGTATTTGCAGTTATAGTGATATTAGCTGCCTTAGCTTTTTTTCCAGCCCTAACACTTGGTCCTATTGCCGAATATTTCTCAATGCTTAAATAA
- a CDS encoding T9SS type A sorting domain-containing protein — protein MRIFYYMKPFTVVLFWFLVNAIIGQQLQENQKFTDNNVRQNVFDDLDKPVVSCLVGPCEPAKIDSNIKVCVGHIQLTASATDNITREDDLMFEYKFDLYNDGRGVHGGYDFRVGKLSKHQHNTGDTVEYGPNPFADDYYNPFKASGTYPIGIHRIRWNVCDSSGNVGVCETLFEIKDCLAPIPKCKTGLLTWAIPSTGKVTILANDLDFGSFDNCSSKDKLKFYFDGDINKTSIMVTCDDFIASGQCDQLRFEVEMWVEDEEENRDYCKALIIVLDSLDACINGDGATISGIVTEENKTTRVISTIQLETKNQPIREVTKSNFRFNCLYTPSTYKVLPIRNDDPLNGISTRDILRIQNHVLGKKLISTPYRMIAADVNASNSITAADIVEMRKLILGIIPSFRKVNSWTFVPASYIFPKPSNPWNAPRFAEFKIDHWHTYNSDFIAIKMGKVWSPLDSVSSTQIRSQMPLNFIVNNEYCKANQIYKIPIRAEHFQDIEGFQFTLNYDPQHLVYQGVEAGVILINESHFGDLENGKLTSSWNSDHAETHTNDEVLFYLNFKVVEDGALSTSLNINNDVITSEAYTSDESLRTIQLHFADVFDKPKKDEIILFQNVPNPFSDHSTISYFLDNEAYVTLKICDITGRSIYQYSGNAAQGMNTFLVTKKELNFAGHYYYHLQTFKYIATKSMILNP, from the coding sequence ATGAGAATTTTTTATTATATGAAACCATTTACAGTGGTTTTATTTTGGTTTTTAGTAAATGCTATAATCGGTCAACAGCTCCAAGAAAACCAAAAATTCACAGATAATAATGTGCGACAAAATGTATTCGATGATCTGGACAAACCAGTGGTTTCTTGCCTGGTAGGGCCGTGTGAACCGGCTAAAATAGATTCAAATATTAAGGTTTGTGTTGGCCATATTCAGCTAACCGCTTCTGCAACTGATAATATTACGCGAGAAGATGATTTAATGTTTGAATACAAGTTTGATTTATACAATGATGGCAGAGGTGTTCATGGAGGCTATGACTTCCGAGTTGGAAAATTGTCAAAACATCAACATAATACGGGGGATACCGTGGAGTATGGACCTAATCCTTTTGCTGACGACTATTATAACCCTTTTAAGGCAAGTGGAACTTATCCTATAGGTATTCACAGAATCCGATGGAATGTTTGTGACTCGAGTGGGAATGTTGGTGTTTGTGAAACGCTGTTTGAAATTAAAGATTGCTTGGCTCCCATTCCAAAATGTAAAACTGGATTGTTGACCTGGGCAATACCATCAACCGGCAAAGTAACCATACTTGCCAATGATCTTGATTTTGGAAGTTTTGATAATTGTTCCTCTAAAGATAAGTTAAAATTCTACTTTGATGGAGATATAAACAAAACAAGTATAATGGTTACTTGCGATGATTTTATTGCGAGTGGACAATGCGATCAACTAAGATTTGAAGTAGAAATGTGGGTTGAAGATGAAGAAGAGAACAGGGATTATTGTAAAGCATTGATAATAGTTTTGGATAGTTTAGATGCATGTATTAATGGGGATGGGGCAACTATATCAGGAATTGTGACTGAAGAGAATAAAACGACCAGAGTAATTTCCACAATTCAATTGGAAACAAAGAATCAGCCCATACGAGAGGTTACAAAAAGTAATTTTCGTTTTAATTGTTTATATACTCCTTCTACTTATAAAGTACTACCAATTCGCAATGATGATCCTTTGAATGGAATATCCACAAGAGATATATTAAGAATTCAAAACCATGTTCTTGGTAAAAAACTTATCTCCACTCCATATCGAATGATTGCAGCAGATGTTAATGCTTCTAATTCTATTACAGCTGCTGATATTGTAGAAATGAGAAAGTTAATATTAGGCATTATTCCAAGTTTCAGAAAAGTAAATTCATGGACTTTTGTTCCAGCATCATATATTTTTCCTAAACCATCTAACCCTTGGAATGCACCTCGATTTGCAGAATTTAAAATTGATCATTGGCATACATACAATTCCGATTTCATTGCTATAAAAATGGGTAAAGTGTGGAGTCCATTAGATAGTGTGTCAAGCACCCAAATTCGTTCTCAAATGCCATTAAATTTCATTGTCAACAATGAATATTGCAAGGCCAATCAAATCTATAAAATACCCATCAGAGCAGAACATTTTCAAGATATTGAGGGATTCCAGTTTACTTTGAATTATGATCCCCAGCACTTGGTTTATCAAGGTGTCGAAGCTGGAGTAATACTAATTAATGAAAGTCATTTTGGGGATTTAGAAAATGGCAAATTAACGTCTAGTTGGAATTCAGACCATGCAGAAACACATACTAACGATGAAGTCTTATTTTATCTGAATTTTAAAGTGGTTGAAGATGGAGCATTAAGTACATCATTAAATATTAATAACGATGTTATAACATCAGAAGCATATACGTCAGATGAATCATTAAGAACTATTCAATTGCACTTCGCAGATGTCTTTGATAAACCCAAAAAGGATGAAATAATATTATTTCAAAATGTTCCCAATCCATTTAGTGACCATTCCACAATTAGTTATTTTTTAGACAATGAAGCTTATGTAACATTGAAAATTTGTGACATTACCGGGCGGTCGATATACCAATATTCAGGAAATGCAGCACAAGGAATGAATACTTTCCTTGTCACCAAGAAAGAATTAAATTTTGCCGGACATTATTATTACCATTTACAAACATTTAAATATATTGCCACTAAAAGTATGATTTTAAACCCTTAA
- a CDS encoding T9SS type A sorting domain-containing protein, with product MNITLPFYFTLIAFILSVNLKANDHVNLFLDKSLINEYDLDILNPEIKCEIGSCEAAIFKAAEKLCFAHIDLTASATDNETLSDDLVWSYKIDLFNNSQGAYGGFDIYVGAKSTNQIKNGELLEFQFNSYSDSITPFKASGNYPIGLDRIRWIVKDQSGNIGECEKIFEIKDCVAPTAKCKANFFSLAIPLSQCVDIIAKDLDQGSYDNCTTPEGLKFYFERDRSKSKITVCCNDFEAANQSDELRIMQEISVEDEVGNINYCNVTIYVMDNLDYCQNLPASSKISGKIVTQHNEELKKVKVQIESMNNTLRETVGSPYEFGDLTWPKEYTIIPSRNDEPLNGVSTADIVKIQKHILGQSLISGPYSLIAADVNNSGSITASDISELRKLILGVQPTFTKVASWTFVPGDYIFPNPTKPFSAPRKKLLQIIEPKEYNSDFIGIKFGDVTGNVKPGLTKMDHRTTGKINLLIENQFLLANQTYKIPIRADRFDDVDGFQFTLKYDAQNLVYQGVEPGVLSINDSHFGDLEPGVLTSSWNSDYAVNHEADEVLFYLIFNVSKDGNLQALLDISNDIISSEAYGSDESTKDIHLNFTEIEQNEIKYDYILFQNEPNPFKGITSIRFQLPDDANCHLIIYDLMGKTISQQSSFGKKGMNEWMINIPKEVKPGVLFYKLVNSYGEQTRRMIQN from the coding sequence ATGAATATTACATTACCATTCTATTTTACACTTATTGCTTTCATCCTAAGTGTTAACTTGAAAGCAAATGATCATGTTAATTTATTCTTAGATAAATCATTGATTAATGAATATGATTTAGATATTTTAAACCCCGAAATCAAATGTGAAATAGGTTCTTGTGAAGCAGCCATATTTAAAGCAGCGGAGAAGTTGTGTTTTGCACATATTGATCTAACGGCTTCTGCAACAGATAACGAGACTTTATCTGATGATTTGGTGTGGTCCTATAAAATAGATCTATTTAATAATAGTCAAGGGGCTTATGGCGGTTTCGATATTTATGTTGGAGCAAAAAGTACCAACCAAATCAAAAATGGTGAATTACTCGAATTTCAATTCAATTCTTATTCCGACAGTATTACCCCATTCAAGGCTAGTGGTAATTATCCAATAGGTCTGGATCGCATCCGATGGATTGTTAAAGATCAAAGTGGAAATATTGGAGAATGCGAAAAGATTTTTGAAATCAAAGATTGTGTCGCGCCAACAGCTAAATGTAAGGCTAATTTCTTTTCATTGGCAATTCCATTATCACAATGTGTAGATATAATTGCAAAAGATCTTGATCAAGGCAGTTATGACAACTGCACGACTCCTGAGGGATTAAAATTCTATTTTGAAAGAGACCGAAGTAAATCAAAAATTACTGTTTGTTGCAATGATTTTGAAGCTGCAAATCAATCTGATGAGTTGAGAATTATGCAGGAAATTTCAGTTGAAGATGAAGTAGGAAATATTAATTATTGTAATGTGACGATATATGTTATGGATAATTTAGATTATTGCCAAAATTTACCAGCATCATCTAAAATAAGTGGTAAAATTGTTACACAGCATAATGAAGAACTTAAGAAAGTTAAAGTTCAAATTGAATCAATGAATAACACGCTACGTGAAACGGTAGGAAGCCCATATGAATTTGGGGATCTGACATGGCCAAAGGAATATACCATTATACCATCCCGAAATGACGAACCATTGAATGGCGTTAGTACCGCTGATATAGTAAAAATCCAGAAACATATTTTAGGTCAATCGTTAATTTCTGGACCATATAGTTTGATTGCGGCAGATGTTAATAATTCAGGGTCAATAACAGCTTCGGATATTTCTGAATTGAGAAAGTTAATCCTTGGTGTACAACCTACTTTTACCAAAGTAGCTTCATGGACCTTTGTTCCGGGCGATTATATCTTTCCAAATCCTACCAAGCCCTTTTCAGCGCCTAGAAAAAAATTACTACAAATAATAGAACCCAAAGAATATAATTCAGATTTTATTGGAATAAAATTTGGAGATGTCACAGGCAATGTGAAACCAGGTTTAACCAAAATGGATCACAGAACAACAGGTAAAATAAATCTATTAATAGAAAATCAATTTCTCTTAGCCAATCAAACTTACAAAATTCCCATCAGAGCAGACCGTTTTGACGATGTAGATGGATTCCAATTTACCCTGAAGTATGATGCACAGAATTTGGTTTATCAAGGCGTTGAGCCAGGTGTTTTGTCCATAAATGATAGCCATTTTGGTGATCTGGAACCAGGTGTTTTGACCTCCAGTTGGAATTCAGATTATGCTGTGAATCATGAAGCTGACGAAGTATTGTTCTATCTCATTTTCAATGTTTCGAAGGATGGAAATCTACAAGCTTTACTAGATATATCCAACGATATTATTAGTTCTGAAGCTTACGGATCAGATGAATCAACCAAAGATATTCATTTGAACTTTACAGAAATAGAGCAAAATGAGATAAAGTATGATTATATACTTTTTCAGAATGAACCCAATCCATTTAAGGGCATCACGAGTATTCGCTTTCAACTCCCTGATGACGCAAATTGCCATTTAATTATTTATGACCTAATGGGCAAAACCATTAGCCAACAAAGCTCTTTTGGTAAGAAGGGAATGAACGAATGGATGATCAATATTCCTAAGGAGGTTAAACCTGGAGTTTTGTTTTATAAATTGGTAAATTCCTACGGTGAACAAACCCGACGAATGATACAAAATTAA
- the kdpF gene encoding K(+)-transporting ATPase subunit F: MIALFIIALGVFAYMCYVLLKPEKF; the protein is encoded by the coding sequence ATGATAGCATTATTTATTATCGCACTAGGGGTCTTCGCATACATGTGTTATGTTTTGCTAAAGCCTGAAAAATTTTAA